In Suncus etruscus isolate mSunEtr1 chromosome 2, mSunEtr1.pri.cur, whole genome shotgun sequence, the genomic stretch tccacatcactaatcatcagggagatgcaaatcaaaacaatgatgagataccacctcataccccagagaatggcacacatcacaaagaatgagaataaacagtgttggcggggatgtggagagaaaggaactcttatccactgctggtgggaatgccgtctagttcaacctttatggaaagcgatatggagattcctccaaaaactggaaatcgagctcccatacgatccagctataccactcctaggaatataccctaggaacacaaaaatacaatacaaaaaccccttccttacacctatattcattgcagcacaatttatcatagcaagactctggaaacaaccaacatgcccttcaacagacgaatggctaaagaaactgtggtacatatacacaatggaatattatgcagctgtcaggagagatgaagtcatgaagttttcctatacatggatgtacacgaaatctattatgctgagtgaaataagtcagagagagagagagagagaaaaacgcagaatggtctcactcatctatgggttttaagaaaattgaaagacacccttgtaataataattttcagacacaaaagagaaaagagctggaagttccagctcacctcaggaagctcaccacaaagagtgatgagtttagttagggaaataagtacattttgaactgtcctaataatgagaatgtatgaggaaaatggagagcctgtctagagtacaggcgggggtcgggtggggcgaagggagacttgggacattggtgatgggaatgttgcactggtgatgggtggtgttctttacatgactgaaacccaaacacaatcatgtatgtaattaaggtgtttaaataaattaaaaaaatatttcacattaaaaaaaaaataaataaataaaataaaatgtgcctgATCCTGGTTGGGTCTCTAGCATAGCCCATATGACTGGGGTGGTCTTGGTTGTTCCTGACACGACTGGATCCAAGCAGCATTAAATCCTTAGGTCCTAGTAGTGAACATTCAGGTTATGATTGCCCAAGAACTTCTGGAAGTGGCCCTTAGCCCCTTTGAGCACTGGTTGAAAGTCCTGCCCCACCCCAATATATAGATAGCACAAGTATACTGACATATCAATCAGCTTAAGAAGATGTGTGAGCCAATAATCCAAAATCATAAACAGATGCAAAATGAAACCAAGTTTATTTTCTGCAACACCTTCTGTAAATTACAAAGGCAAACTACTAACTATATATCatataactttttaatatttaaccaGGGTACTTGTAATAAATATGCATccttaaaacaagataaaaaggcTACACTCTGTTAGGCATCCTAGAAAATGTCTCAAGTTTTAAACTCTGCAGCATTTCTCTGCTGGGTGGGGCTAAAAGGAGGTGGTGTTTCCTGTTTTAAGTGCAGTGACAAAAAGTCTTCACATTTCTTTGGAGCATTTATGAACTTGGCTACCTATAAATGACTTAAGTAACATCGAGATTGAAAGCCATGTCTTGCTTTGCCATCTGTTGCTGGTGATCATCTCACAGAGTTTAATACTTCATCCAGTAGAGCCGAGAGTCGGTGCAGCCAGGAAGCCCTGCAGTACCTGGGCTAATGGGCAGGACTACATTTCTAGTTATAAACCTTACAGCAATTTGTATACTCAGTCTACATCTGTCAATAGGATCGATGCCATTAGGGAAGCTGCAAGCATGTTTGAAACATTTTTAACCCGAAAGTAAAGCACACTGACTAGTTTCTGCCAAGATCTTTGCTAGGCACCGTAATGTCGTAGTTTCCAAGGTGAAAAACTGTTTGGTCCTATAGCCCTTCCAGAGATCATTTATGGGTACCCCTAGATCCAGGGAATTTAGAAATATCCAGCATGTTAAAAAAGAGATAGTCATATGCAGACATTTTGAGAACAAAGTCAACAGCAGAAAAATCTAAGGATATTGGCAGCAGCTCACATGGAATCCAAATACTTAACTACCTTTCACTATAGCCAAAAATGTGGGAGGAAAAAGTTGTATCTTGAGAAGGTCTTAAGCATGGttatctaaaaaatattttgttaatatagTCTAACAGTAAATTTCACTTACTGAGGGGACTAGATAGGAACATCTCTTTAAGAGCcaataaaaatattgttgaaggagaaataaaaacactttcaAAAAACTGAGGTTAAGTACTCTGAGGCATTTCTTTTGGCTGTAAACATGCTGTTTACTGTCCCTTGCTGAAACACAAATGTTCAGATTTCCTGAGCTTTAAAGAGAACAGCAGGAGGCAAGTGTGCATAGAGGCTCTACAATATGTGAACAATCAAAGAAGAATTGAAAAGAAAACTGGTTTGTGTTTTGAAGTTTCATAATTCAATGATTGGTGCTCACCCAACTGTGTGGTGGGCAAGTGGGGATATGAGAGATAAGGCAAATGGGGACAGAAGATGAAATTTGAGTTTCAAATCCATAGGCTTTTGTTACTAAGGGTCTTAAGAATGTGACTAGTAGAAACTAGTGCCATAGAAACTAGGGCCACACGGTCTTGTAAGAAATGAAGTTGAGGTGTGGGACTAAAAACCATGGGCAAAACAAGTACTCCCATGCTGAGAGCACAGCTCAGAGAGATGAATTGAGGCAGCCCTCAAAGATGAAGGCTTTGATATACAAAGATGAAGTTCACCAGCCAGTAGCAGGCTAGGAATATCTAGAATCTGATGGGCTAAGGGCCTGTCACCTTAGCTGCTTGGCAATTCCTCAGCAGTTCCCAGGTCAGTCTTCTCTTGGGACCATCCTGAGAAAGAAGCCTTTGTAAAAGGAAGGAGCTACCCTAGGTCACAGCACACACCACACAGGAGAGCAGAGGCCATGCTGGCCAACTGGTTTGGACTAACATAGATGGACAACAAGGGGCAGTGTCCTGCCAGGGAATCCATTTTACTTCTTCTGAGACTGATGTTTACACATGGTAAGGATTTGTTTCAGGACTTTCTGGACATCTTCATCCATCTGGCCCTaaagaaaagcaaatcaaaaccactCATTAGGTTCACAATAAAGTCCTAGCATTATCTTCCCTAGGGAAGTTAGGCAGCCCTGGCTGGGCTTGTCCCTGGGGTTTTCAAGTGATTGATGGATCTGCCAATTTCCACATCTCTAGAGGAACTGAGTCAACAGGAGGGTCTTGCTTCTTTCTCTTTGGAGGATGATGAGCATGGGTCTACCAGTCCTGTGACTCCCCACTCACCCCACTCGTCCCCAACACCCTAGAGTTTTTACTGCAAATAAAAGCCCAGCTAGTTGGGACAGCAGCAGGGGATAAGGGGGAGGGAAGATTGCTGGTGGTTTGAAGATTCTTTTCGTGCTTGGAAAAGAAAGTGTGAGCTCCTCCTCCTGATGGACAAGAGCAACCACATGCTCGTCCATTTCTCAGAAAATGGGGCCCCGGCTTCCTGGTAAATAGGATATCTGCCACAAAATCCAAAGCTAAGAAAGAGGCATTTTCCCCAAAGTTTTCTCAAATTCTTATTTAATCAACCAGTTCTGTATGAGCTGGGCTAACTATCTGCATCATTTCTTTAGATACCTGGATACTGGGCAGGGTGTTACATACCTGCACAGCATACAGAAGATGCATTCTGTAAACGGATATGACCTCTTGGTGTTGCTTCTTGCATTcctaaaaaaggaaattgaatgcTTTAAACAGGTGCAGGCACCCTGGGGAAAAGAACCTGAACCCCATGAGATGGCAGTGAAGAAGGCGATGTCACCCCAATTACCCGAATACCACAGAAAAATTTTCACATTGGTGTAATTCCTTCAGGCTGTGTATTCCCAAGCACCTCCAAATATTCTTAGGGGCTACACACACTGCCTATTTTATATGTTGGAAGGTCAATTCTTGAAGAAAATTTATGCAAAAATCAGTTAGTAGAACCCCAAATTTGCTTATGGAATACATGCACACTAGTTATTTACACAATATACAGATTCACATAAAATAGTGCATGGCAGATgggatatttaattaaaaattttatttggggtgtatgagcaacagcacagcagatagggcatttgtctttcacatggccaacctgggtttgatccttagcatccccatatggtcccccaaacctcctcagagcaatttctgagcgtagagccaggagtaagccctgagggccactgggtttgtcccaaaaacaaaacaaaaatttactctTTAAGCAGTTACTGGTTGTCCACATTTAAAGCCAGTGCTGTGTAATTCCATCCAGGCACTCAGTACACCGAGGGGATGCCAGGTGGAGGCCCCAATCTCAAAGGGCTCAGATGAACTTGTTTTTTCACTTCATTTGTTAGCTTGCTTATTCATcactttccttccctttgctgtTGAGATAAGTAGGCACTGAATTTGAACATTTGGTTGCACTACTCACTCagttgtggtgccaaggatcccAAATGGCAGTGTAGGCTACTGCCAGGATCCTATGCTGCACGTGGggtagtgccagggactgaaatcACTGCCTTACACCAGAAAAGGGGGGTTCTGCCAACTGAGTCATATCCTCGGACCCCCTTCTCAGGCTAGCTTGAAATCTTATTTCCTCTTGCTATTATTCCAGTTCCTCTCAATAATTTATAAGCATCAGGGAATGCAGCTTTGCACTCTCATGAGATAATCTTTCTTTCTAATCCATCGTGGAAATGGAAACTATCATACATGGGTCACTTAAAAAAATCTGTCTAAGTCCATCAAGACCCATTCAATTTCCATTCTGTTCATGAACCTCTAAAACCTTAGTCCTTGGACATTCATATCACTCAGAAGTACTAGGCACCTGTCTGGGTTCTTTTCACCCACCTGTGATTACTTCCAAAGTTGTCATTTTGTTTACAACTTCACCTTctgattattttcttccttcccatcccAATTTCTCTTCTGGTTCACTGCAACTCTATGCAAACAAACATACCACTATGGCCTCTGGGTTTCCTAACCCCTCTTCAATGGCTGATCCTCTCCCATCCAGCCACTCACTCTCATTTCCCCTGAAATCTCAACTAAAAGCATTTTCCAATCACCATATTCTATGCTTAGAACATATATTTTGAGCTGACGAGATAAACAGAggtgaaggtgtttgccttgtatgtggctgacaccACTACAATCCCCAGCGCTTCATATAATCATCTAAGCACCTgcaatgatccttgagtgctacTGGTGAGGGGTGACCTGGGCAGTGCTCTTCCAGTGAATCTCAGCTTGGCAGTGGAGACCTGACAGCCAGATGCTCAGGCCTGTTGTTGCCTGGGCTTGCAATGTGGGTGTGAAGGTTCCAAAAGTGGATGTTCTCTTTTACTCTCAACCTGACCTACCACCATGCCTACCTTATAACAAACTTACATATGCTCTTCCTAATTCCTTTGAAGAATCAGCCCACTGATACCTACTAATTCTATTTACTTGTCCAGTTACCTCAGTCTCACCTAAAATCTCTATAGCCTATAAACAGAGATCTCAGGTAGGCTAAATGGAGATCTTAATGCAGTCCAGACTCTATTTTGCCACTTTTTTTAACCTTTCTCCCCAAAACGCCTGGGGCCACCTGAATGCACAATTTCTGCTGCCTCCTAGTCATCTCCTCATGACAGAGCAAGCTTAAGTCTCTGAGAAGTCTTAGGAGTTCACTCTTCTCCCACACTTATGGAGAAAAATGTTTCCTCTGCAGATTAAAAACAGAGTaggcatctttttaaaattatgtgagGATAGAGACAtctctcattcatttttatatcaTGAGCATCTCATACAATACTGGTAGGCTAGAGCTCATTAAAGATGTTGAGTATTTATAAGTATGGCTACATAAACCAATAGTACTTTATAAGTCTGTGATCAtcatttttcagaaaaatgaatcaCTGAGCTGTTGAACACAGTAACAAGCATTTTCTAGGTCATAATTGCTGAACCTCAGCTAGAGTTAGTTGTGCAGAAGGACTAATACAGTATTTGTGGTCAGCTGGAATAAGGGCTCTAGAACCTCATGTTTACCACTATCAGGTCTATggtaaagaattataaaaatctgGGCTGTGTTTGTAAGTAAAAACTAGAAGTCCACAACAGATCACCCTTTTGACTTCATGTGGAAAAATTACCTACCCTGACACATAAAATATCCATAGGATAAACAGAGATCTCAtgtaggctaaaaaaaaaaatagcctccAAAAGTATTTAGTTTTCATCCCTAGAAACTGAGAATTTAACTAGAGTTCTTGCAGATGATCTTTAGAGAAAGGTGATTCTGGTGAACTTGGTAGACCTTATAGGTCCTCATGGATTCCTCTGAGGAAAAGAAGGTTAAAGGTGGAAAGAGCCAGGAGGCCAGCAGCAGAAGTAGAATTGAGAACTGCTTGAGGAGAGAGGAATGGGTCAGAAGCCAAGGAGATCAAGTGTCCCAGGAAACGAACTCTCCCCTGGAGCCTAGAGAAAAAACCTGCTCAGCTGACATCATGACTTTAGCAAAGTGGAACTGAACTTTGGACAAAGGATCTTCAGAACCATAGAAAAAGAACTTCCTGTTGTTTAAAAGCAAGTTGGGTTGATTTGATACAACAGCCACAGGCAACAACCAACATAAAAGGGCTTTCTTGAGTGAAAGGAGGAAGGGCCACAGTTAGCTCCAGTCAGAGATATTACTGCCAGAGACCCTGATTTCTTTCAAGCAAGAGCAGCTACTACCAGAGATAGAAATGAGTGCTGCAGAGAAATGGGGGTGAAAACAGTGGATGAAGAGAACCACCCGGCTTCCTATGCTGCTGCCTCTCTACAGAGAACATCTCTTCTCCTTCCCCAACACAGCTGAGTCCATAGTTCCCAGGATCTGAGCTGGAGGATGCTCAGATGGGGTTGTTGGTGTCCCTCTCTTCAATCTACTCTGCTAGCTGGGCAGGTTATGAGTTGTGTAGTTGGCCTTGTCCTTCACCCCAGTCCCAACGATGGAAATGAGCCCACTCACCGCTAGCTGGTTCTGGAGCTGCTTCACATGCTGCTGCAGTGCTTCCAGCTGCTGACTCTGCCTCTTGGATGAGCTGGCAGAATAAGAGAGCTGTGACAGGCTATTCAAGGCCTCCTTCAATTTGGTGACTTCCTTCGACATCTCGTGGATctatgaaaaaggaaaagaaccaCTGCTAGTCTTGCACAGGACTGtcaaagcaaataccctgccttTTGGAATCCCCAAATAGTGTTTATTGGCCTCTGCGACTAGAAATGTAGAATAAGccattttggtattttgtttttggttgtttttttttgtttttgttttgttttgtcttttgagttttggggatcatacccagtgtgttcaggggaccataaggtgtGCTAGTAATTGAATacaggttggctgtatgtaaggcaaagtTCTAtctgctataatatctctctgaccccaactcAGTTTTATTCGTTTCTGTTGTGTTAAGATTTTTTGGTGCCAAGTATCCAGGGCCCCACACATATGAAGCATATGCTCCATCTCTGAGCTATAGTCACTGGCCAAAAATTctgtttcttaaaaagaaattccACAAAGGAAACCTAGAATTGAGCAGGCTAACATATCCCTTGAAGTCATCATTCAAATAAGCCCCCTGGATTAAACGTTGTCAGGAGGCATAAAGGTAACAACTATAACgttgattttatgtttttgttagggctacacttggcagtgctcagggcttactgctagcTCTATGGTTAGAAAactctttcttggtggtattcagggtaccatatgcagtatactgggcatcaaacctggattggctgtatgtaagCCAAGAGCTTTACCTGCTTTACTGTTGCTCGGGTTCAAGAACAACGTGGGTGTTGatttcatttttgaattttattttacttttatcttctttgggctacacccagaaaaGCTCAGGGTTtatacttggctctgcactcaggaattactcctggtggtattcaagggaccatatgaaatgtagaggattgaatctgggccagccaatgcaaggcaagagccctactcaatggactatctctctagcacatacttttaatttttttcacttttgtttttgagccacactcagcagtactcagaaattatattcctagctttatgctcaggaattactcctggtgagttaGGTggatatatgggacgccggggattgaacccaggttggcggcATGGGTGGCAAATGCCCTTCACACTGTACTAgacactatttttaaatttaaaagggaGTACTGTTTGAAATAGTCCATAAAAAACAGGATCTCATGCATTCTTTATTTGGAGATTGCTACATCTTATTTATTATTGCTGACATAAGCAATCAGAAATAAATTCTAGAAACCCTAAGTTCTCtggcattttactttttaaaattttgggggggggatataATTTGGCAatcattcctggttctatgcttggggattgctcttggcagtgcttaaggaatcaaggatcaaacttgggcttcTGAATGCAAAGTAGGCACTCAGTCCTTGAGTTCTCTCTAGAGCCTACTAACATCTTACTTTAAAGTGAATATTGTGGCCCAGAGATgcagttcagtggtagagcacatgccttgcatgtttgaAGTCTGGTTCAACCTTCAgtactgcaaaaaataaatatgcaaataaaactaGAGATTAATCTTTGAGCCAGGGATGTGATTCAGTTGTAGAGGACATGGATTCAATTTattcaattaaagaaattaacaaaGTGAACCATCTCTGTTGGTTTTGGaagttctttctgttttgttctagCTTTTGGAGGcctcacttggtgatgctcagggcttattcctgattttgtaatcagggatcactcctggcagagtttggggtTAGGTATGCACAAGGCAATAgaacccactgtactctttctccaaTTCTGGAAGTTCTTTTTGAAAGTCTTTACAGAAAAATgaaaggtaaggtgctttcctcaATACAATTCAGAAAATGGACCCTGGAAAGTAGGACGCAGATAAGATTCAGGCACAGAGGGAATCCTGTGGCCAATCCAGCACCCCTCAGTTCCTGACTGGTCCTCAAGGTTTTCCCTAGtgctcctttcctttcctatgcACCTTTGAAAATGCATGCATCTTCAGGAAAGATCCTGGAGCTTCTGGGAGCAGAACTGTCTTAGACTATTTGGGTTATCATCTGATGAAGGAATCTGTCTTGATTCCAAAAGACTTGAAATTTAAGTGGAGTTGCAAATATCTATCAGTTTGTGGGTTCACTTCTGGACCTGACACTTGGCAAAGCTTCgctgaaataattttgaaaggcAAAATATgtactatatgtgtgtgtgcgtaaTATACATACTATATATGCCTTTGTACAAATGcagaaatctttttaaaaacagtttcTCAACCTtctgttcctttttaaaaatatggaccATATCTATCAAGGACCAGGAGCTACCTGGCTGCATCCCAAAGTATGGAGTGCAGtgtagaaagaaggaaagggtagAAGGGGTTGAACTCAGGAATGTGCTCTACTATTTGTGCCGTATTTCTTACTCAACCTACTAtccttatatttttcatttctggtTTTAGTGCCATACTGGGTAGTGCTCACGGGACCCTActaggattcaaacctgggtttcccacatgcaaagcatatactccagTCCTTCTAGTTATTCCCAAACTACTACTCAGTCTGTGGCTTGGGGAACAGAATCAGGTATCAATCTTTTGAATTTGCACAACAGGCCAGTGTAACAAAGTGATAACACTGCCTGTACTCCAATAAAGGCCGATCCAGACTAAAGAGTTCGAAATCCAACAGCCACAAAAATGGCACCAACCTTCTTATCTTTATCCTCCTCTAGCTTTGAAGAACTCTCAGAATATCTCTTCATTTCTGCCAGCTCCTCCTGAGTGTGTTGGAATTTCTGCAGAAGCTCATGTGCTTCCTGCTCTTTGGATTTTAGGAGGGTCTGGACACTGTCCTTTTCCCTTTTCAGCTGTGAGACCTCGCTTCTAGCCTGGGAAACCTCTGACTGggtcttctccttctctttcaccGAATCCTTCAATTTTGAGGCCAGCACCCTCACTTCACTTTCCAGAGATGCCTGGAGCTTTTCATAGGCAGACTTGGGCACCATAGCCTCGGTCATGGCCGCCTTCTCCTCCAGGAGCTGCTTCTCTAGCTTGGCTACTTCCACCTCCTTGCTGGCAAGGTGTTCCTTGAGGCCACTCACTTTTTCCTCCATCTCCTTTGCTGCCGTCCGCAATGAGGTGATCACTTGCAAGTGCTCTGAGATGGAGACAGAGTTCTCTTTCTGGGCATCCACCAGCTGTTTGAGCTGGTTCAGCTCATTTAACACTTTGGAATACTGGGACTTCATTTCGGCCAGGGCCTCCTCTGCCTGTGCCCGGGAGACGTTGGTCACCTGCATCAGGCTTTCATGCTCAGCTTTATGGATGTAATCTGAGGTCACATCCTCTAGGGATTTTCTCTTGCGGTAATCCTCCAGCTCAGCCTGCGCCTCTTTGTATAGCTGGGACAGTTCACTCACCTGCTTGTTGAGCTCGTCAATCATCCTGTTCATGGCCTCTTTCATGTCTCCAGCCTCATCCCCAGCCTCCTGGGACACCTGACTTTTAAGTGTCTCTTTCAACTTCGTgatttcttcctgggcctcttggTATTTCTCAAACAGAAATGCTTTCTCCTTATTCATATTCTCGAGCATGGAGCAGTAGGAACTTTTCATTTCCTCGTAGTCTTCGACTGGTGGCTTTGTTTCCACGCCCTGCTCCTGCTCTCCAAGCCGCTCCTCCaactctctcactttctctttatttctttcactttcttctcgTGCGTTCTGGAGATCCTGTTTCAGCTCATCTATCTCCTCCTTAGTGATCCTCAGCTCATGGAGGTGGGAATAATTATCCACATTCTCAGGTGAGACCAGGCCCAGCTTCATCTGCTTCTGCACACTAAGGACTTCTTTCATGGCCTCCTCATACTTGTTCTGAGTATCTTGAAGTTTCTGGCTGAGGTCAGAGCCATTTTCTGAAATCTGGGCATTGGGTAAACTTATCATTTCTGTCCTTTGGGATTGGAGTTCAGCCTGGAGCTGCTTCCTCTGTGTTTCAGAGCTCTCCAGCTTCTTCTGCAAGTCCTGCAGAGTCTCTTGGAGCTGCAGAATTCTGACATCTCCGTCAAAGGAGGATTTATTCGAGGATGGTGCTAAGACAGATGAAGGTGATTTGGATTCAGGGGGACAGGTTTCCTGAGCTTTCCCCTGGGCTGTGGCCAACTCTGTTTGAGTGGAATGAAAAGAGTCAAAGCTCTGGTCTGTCTCTGCCTCCTTGGATGCTTTGGCCTGTGGAAAGAATAAGGAGAAAAAAGCACCAACACCAATGTGTGGTTGTTGAGTAAGTaactgaaatgaaaaaagaaacccaaaattcAGGTCTGGAGCAttgggagatagctcagagggttGGAGCAAGACAGGCAAGAATAGAACCCCAAGATACACTCAATATCACATGCCACCcatagtactgctgggtgtagtcctagTGAccaccagcactgctgggtagtaCACACCTaccccccaaagaacaaaaataaaacaccaaattCAGGGTGGAAAGTAGTATAAGTGTGTCCTCATGAGAAAGTCTAATGGCCCACACATCCCAAGACAGGAAATCTGACTAACTGTGATTTATGAGAATAGAtggtagggtttttgtttgttttgttttgtgacactTGATAAACACCAGAATTACTTTGGCTATAAAGACTCTGACTCAAATTCTGTTTCttagattgctttagctatcaaGAGGAATAATATAGGCTCAGTGCCACCAGTTAGGAAGTTTTCAATCTACTAAACTAAATCTTTGAAATAGTTGAATAATTTTACTAGGTAAATGGCTAATCATATGTATATGTTTAATCATAGAATCTATAcagtattattatatatttatactactACTACATGATTATGTACGATTTACCAACTCATAGTCAATGAATAACTCTCAAGAAGAAATCATCCAAAATAACACATTGCTATGGTCATAGTCAGAAAGATGTAGAAGTTTGATCTATAGTGTAGAtatcttgaaataaaattaataactatctaatgataaaaactcaacaaactGACCATAAAGAATAGTTTGTAATAGCGTCTACCTACTTGCAATTTATCTTGTAACTCTTTATTGTGTAAGGTAAGAGAAACGACTTTTGCTTGCAACAGGACAAGAAGATCTTGCTGGTCAGCATCAGAACTTATATCCAATAAGCTATCAgcaccttaaaaaaagaaaggcaattaAAAATCTTTGACAAATTGAACTGTTACTTCCCTAACTTCTAACAAACTAAATTTGTAGTCCTATCTAGTTCTTCACCTAGAACTAAAGAAACTCCCACAATTAGATAGATGAACACACTATTTCTTAGGCACTGCAGAAattttttcccagcaccattatTCCTGGAATAACAGTAGTTCCTTGTATGGTGGACGATTCTCTGAAAACTGATTGATTTGTTCATAAAATTTTCAATCACTTGATTGTCATATCTTggctggatttttgtttttcccatGTGAATCCTAAAAACATCTCTCTAGAATCTAGAAATTCTTATCCATACCACCATAACTCTGGTTCCAAACTTTTATCGTCACACTTGGAAACTGTAAACACTCCCTAACAAATCTGTCTTTCTCTGATTCCTACTAAAAAACATAGCAGGCACACCAGAGTCAAGATGATTTTTCTAAAAGATGCTTTTAGACATCCATTCCTTTATTTCAAGTGTTGTCATTGCTCTTCTCTAAAACATAGTTCCTACATTTCTCTATCTGATTAAAGTTTCTATTTGGCCTCCATCTATGTTTTCAGGCTTATGATTCATGACTTGCTTCTCTGGTTTTCAATTTTCCCTGAGTCAAGGTTTTCATCAAAGATTATATTCTCAAGCCAAGGCTGTGCTTCAATTTCTAACCCATAGGAGAGCTCTTTCAGCATGATACTGAGCAAAGCGCCCTTAGGTGACATTCAGCAACCACTGGCAGGGTCTGCCTCCTCCCTGAGTCATTCACTGACCCAATCTCAGCAAGAAATAGTCTTCTTTGGATACCACAGGAATGACTTTTGGCAAGTCAGCTTTGATATCCAACTGATATAATTTTGAAATAGCAACAAAAGCAGGCCTAAAGTGCTCATTAGGACAATGCACATGCTCCTAAAAGGAACTCAATGGACAGTTTTCTTCATCCAGAAAAACCTTCCTATGGAAAAAAACAATAGCAACTGGGCAAAGCAATGTACATAGTGATATAACTAGATGATTTTCTGTCGCTAAATCCTGATTTAATGCAGACTACACTTTGAAAAGCACtgatctacatttttttttcttt encodes the following:
- the RAI14 gene encoding ankycorbin isoform X2 — protein: MKSLKAKFRKSDTNEWNKNDDRLLQAVEHGDVEKVASLLGKKGASATKHDSEGKTAFHLAATKGHVECLRVMIAHGVDVTAQDTAGHSALHLAAKNSHHECIKKLLQSKCSVESIDSSGKTALHYAAVQGCLQAVQVLCEHKSPINLKDLDGNIPLLLAVQNGHSEVCWFLLDHGADVNSRDKNGRTALMLACEIGNAHIVDALIKKGADLTLIDSLGHNALHYSRLSENAGIQSLLLSKISQDADLKTPTKPKQLSDVSSPRSITSTPLSGKESIFFTEPPFKAEISSIRENRDRLSDSTTGADSLLDISSDADQQDLLVLLQAKVVSLTLHNKELQDKLQAKASKEAETDQSFDSFHSTQTELATAQGKAQETCPPESKSPSSVLAPSSNKSSFDGDVRILQLQETLQDLQKKLESSETQRKQLQAELQSQRTEMISLPNAQISENGSDLSQKLQDTQNKYEEAMKEVLSVQKQMKLGLVSPENVDNYSHLHELRITKEEIDELKQDLQNAREESERNKEKVRELEERLGEQEQGVETKPPVEDYEEMKSSYCSMLENMNKEKAFLFEKYQEAQEEITKLKETLKSQVSQEAGDEAGDMKEAMNRMIDELNKQVSELSQLYKEAQAELEDYRKRKSLEDVTSDYIHKAEHESLMQVTNVSRAQAEEALAEMKSQYSKVLNELNQLKQLVDAQKENSVSISEHLQVITSLRTAAKEMEEKVSGLKEHLASKEVEVAKLEKQLLEEKAAMTEAMVPKSAYEKLQASLESEVRVLASKLKDSVKEKEKTQSEVSQARSEVSQLKREKDSVQTLLKSKEQEAHELLQKFQHTQEELAEMKRYSESSSKLEEDKDKKIHEMSKEVTKLKEALNSLSQLSYSASSSKRQSQQLEALQQHVKQLQNQLAECKKQHQEVISVYRMHLLYAVQGQMDEDVQKVLKQILTMCKHQSQKK
- the RAI14 gene encoding ankycorbin isoform X1; its protein translation is MKSLKAKFRKSDTNEWNKNDDRLLQAVEHGDVEKVASLLGKKGASATKHDSEGKTAFHLAATKGHVECLRVMIAHGVDVTAQDTAGHSALHLAAKNSHHECIKKLLQSKCSVESIDSSGKTALHYAAVQGCLQAVQVLCEHKSPINLKDLDGNIPLLLAVQNGHSEVCWFLLDHGADVNSRDKNGRTALMLACEIGNAHIVDALIKKGADLTLIDSLGHNALHYSRLSENAGIQSLLLSKISQDADLKTPTKPKQHDQVSKISSERSGTPKKRRAPPPPLSPTQLSDVSSPRSITSTPLSGKESIFFTEPPFKAEISSIRENRDRLSDSTTGADSLLDISSDADQQDLLVLLQAKVVSLTLHNKELQDKLQAKASKEAETDQSFDSFHSTQTELATAQGKAQETCPPESKSPSSVLAPSSNKSSFDGDVRILQLQETLQDLQKKLESSETQRKQLQAELQSQRTEMISLPNAQISENGSDLSQKLQDTQNKYEEAMKEVLSVQKQMKLGLVSPENVDNYSHLHELRITKEEIDELKQDLQNAREESERNKEKVRELEERLGEQEQGVETKPPVEDYEEMKSSYCSMLENMNKEKAFLFEKYQEAQEEITKLKETLKSQVSQEAGDEAGDMKEAMNRMIDELNKQVSELSQLYKEAQAELEDYRKRKSLEDVTSDYIHKAEHESLMQVTNVSRAQAEEALAEMKSQYSKVLNELNQLKQLVDAQKENSVSISEHLQVITSLRTAAKEMEEKVSGLKEHLASKEVEVAKLEKQLLEEKAAMTEAMVPKSAYEKLQASLESEVRVLASKLKDSVKEKEKTQSEVSQARSEVSQLKREKDSVQTLLKSKEQEAHELLQKFQHTQEELAEMKRYSESSSKLEEDKDKKIHEMSKEVTKLKEALNSLSQLSYSASSSKRQSQQLEALQQHVKQLQNQLAECKKQHQEVISVYRMHLLYAVQGQMDEDVQKVLKQILTMCKHQSQKK